Within Leptotrichia hongkongensis, the genomic segment TATAAAATAACATTCCAAACGATACCGAACCTACAAAAATCGAAAATTTCTTCAAATTATTTTTTAGTATCTCTAGCATTTTCACTTCCTTCTATTATACAATTCCATAAAATATCTTCTAAATTGTCAGGAACTTATAATTTTTTAGTTTTATAACTGGTATCCAAAAAATTATAATCATCTAATAATTGGTTTCACAGCTAATTGAATATATTATAACCTAATTTGCCAATAAAACCAATATAAAATTTAAATTTTTGTTTATTTTTTACCTTCAATGATCAATTTTGCAAAAAATTCACTATCTTTTTCCAATTTTAAAATCCCTGTTTTTTCTTCCAGTTTCCCGCTTGCATTCTCAAAATCCGAAATTCCGTACCAAGGCTCTATACACACATAAGGAGCTTTTGGCTTGCTCCAAAATGCAATATAAGGAAATCCTTTATAATCAACACTAAGTTCCTTAGAATTTTTACTATTTTTTATCGTAACTTTCTCTGATTTCAAATCATCAAATACTATCGCATCATTATCAAATATAGTTTCAGTAATCTGCAATTTATTTTCATTATTCAAGCAATCAGCTTTTTCATCAAAAACTAACCCATTATCAGTAAGTTTATATTTCTGAGAAGTCTCGTTTTTTTCAAATTCCAAATAATAATCGCTCAATTTTATATCATCATTTACATCAAGTGCAAATGCAGGATGTGTTCCAAGTGAAAAATACATATCAGAATTATTCTTATTCACAACATTATACCCAATTTCTAGAGTATTTCCGACAATTGTATAAGTTATAAACAGTTCAAACTCAAACGGATATTTCTCTAAAGTTTCCTTACTAGAAGAAAATCTAAACTTCAAAGAATTTTCAGTTTTCTCAACCAGTTCAAAATCCTCAGTCCGAGCAAACCCATGCCGTGTAGAAATTTTATACTCTTTTCCGTTGTAACTATAAGCCCCATTTTTTATAGTCCCAACAAATGGAAACAGTACAGGCGAACTAGCAGCCCAAAACTCAGGCTTTCTATCCCACATAAACTCTTCTCCGTTTACTTTATAACTTCGTAATTCCGCCCCTCTATCCGCAACTGCAATTTCAACATTTCCATATTTTAGAGTGTTTATTGTATTTTCCATCTTTAGCACATCCTTTTTTAAAGATTTTTATTTATTTTGATTTTATTATTGTACCAAATTTATTTTTTAACCTTATTATCCCAATTTCAAATTTATTTTTTATTCAATTTCTACTTCAGAAAAAATAATGTCTACGACTTTTTCTAAAATGTCCTCTGGTAATTTTTCAATAATTTTATAACTTCTTGTAGTAATATCCAAAGATTTAAGGTGTTCACATAAAATTATACCCGTAGTAGCAGTCCTATTATCTAATTTTATATGAAGCGGAAACTTATCTATTGAATTTGTAATTGGACAAACTAAGACTAAATTTGTTACCTTATTGAAAGTATCATTGCTTACTATAACCGCAGGACGATATCCAGCTTGTTCATGTCCTACCTGCGGATTAAAATTTATCTTTATTATATCCCCTTGTTTTACCATACCTCTTTACCTACTGGTTC encodes:
- a CDS encoding aldose 1-epimerase family protein yields the protein MENTINTLKYGNVEIAVADRGAELRSYKVNGEEFMWDRKPEFWAASSPVLFPFVGTIKNGAYSYNGKEYKISTRHGFARTEDFELVEKTENSLKFRFSSSKETLEKYPFEFELFITYTIVGNTLEIGYNVVNKNNSDMYFSLGTHPAFALDVNDDIKLSDYYLEFEKNETSQKYKLTDNGLVFDEKADCLNNENKLQITETIFDNDAIVFDDLKSEKVTIKNSKNSKELSVDYKGFPYIAFWSKPKAPYVCIEPWYGISDFENASGKLEEKTGILKLEKDSEFFAKLIIEGKK
- a CDS encoding type II toxin-antitoxin system PemK/MazF family toxin, with the translated sequence MVKQGDIIKINFNPQVGHEQAGYRPAVIVSNDTFNKVTNLVLVCPITNSIDKFPLHIKLDNRTATTGIILCEHLKSLDITTRSYKIIEKLPEDILEKVVDIIFSEVEIE